The sequence below is a genomic window from Halolamina litorea.
GGTCAGCCGGCGGCAGTTCGACATCGACTCCCTGACCGTCGGGCCGACGACGAACCCAGAGACCGCCCGGATGACCCTGACCATCGAGGAGCCCGAGCCGGGGGTCCGGCAGGTCGAGAAGCAGTTGGAGAAGCTCGTGCCGGTGATCTCGGTCCGCGAACTGGGCCGGGACGCCGTCCGGCGGGAGCTGGCGGTGCTGAAGGTCCACGACGACCGGCCCGCCGCCGTCGAGTCCGTCGTCGAGATGTTCGACGGCGAAGTGCTCGACGCCCAGCCGGGGACGGTGACCGTCGAGGTCACCGGCAGTTCGAGCGAGGTCGACCGGGCCGTCGAGGCGTTCCAGCGCTTCGGTGTCCGGGAGCTCACCCGCACGGGCACGGGGGCGCTGGCCCGCGGGACCGAGTGGACGACCGACGCCGAGGCCGACCGCTACGAGCGACAGGCGAGTTCCACGACCGGGACGACGAACAGCGCGACTGACCGACGGACCACGACGACGGCGCCTGAAACGCCGACCGACGATGACTGAGAACACCATCTACCACGACGACGACGCGGCGCACAGCAACATCGAGGAGAAGACGGTCGCGGTGCTCGGCTACGGGAGCCAGGGCCACGCCCACGCCCAGAACCTCGCCGAGAGCGGCGTCGACGTGATCGTCGGCCTGCGCGAGGACTCGGCCTCCCGCCGGGCGGCCCGCGAGGACGGACTCACCGTCGGGACGCCCCGGGAGGCCGCGGCGGCCGCCGACATCGTCTCGGTGCTCGTGCCGGACAACGTCCAGCCGGCCGTGTACGAACAGATCGCGCCCGAACTCGACCCGGGCGACACGCTCCAGTTCGCCCACGGGTTCAACATCCACTACGACCAGATCGAGCCGCCAGAGGACGTGGACGTGACGATGGTCGCACCGAAGGGGCCGGGCCACATCGTCCGCCGGCAGTACGCCGCGGGCGAGGGGACGCCCGGCCTGCTCGCCGTGTACCGCGACGCGACCGGTGACGCCCACGACGAGGCGCTGGCCTACGCCGCCGCCATCGGCTGCACCCGGGCGGGCGTCATCGAGACGACGTTCCGCGAGGAGACCGAGACCGACCTGTTCGGCGAA
It includes:
- the ilvN gene encoding acetolactate synthase small subunit; translated protein: MSDDADAGWDDRPTQADRGAQREGLAGPEPTDRPRPSGRRSKQGVRIDPEAEASHPARRTTISALVKHEPGVLAEVAGLVSRRQFDIDSLTVGPTTNPETARMTLTIEEPEPGVRQVEKQLEKLVPVISVRELGRDAVRRELAVLKVHDDRPAAVESVVEMFDGEVLDAQPGTVTVEVTGSSSEVDRAVEAFQRFGVRELTRTGTGALARGTEWTTDAEADRYERQASSTTGTTNSATDRRTTTTAPETPTDDD
- the ilvC gene encoding ketol-acid reductoisomerase → MTENTIYHDDDAAHSNIEEKTVAVLGYGSQGHAHAQNLAESGVDVIVGLREDSASRRAAREDGLTVGTPREAAAAADIVSVLVPDNVQPAVYEQIAPELDPGDTLQFAHGFNIHYDQIEPPEDVDVTMVAPKGPGHIVRRQYAAGEGTPGLLAVYRDATGDAHDEALAYAAAIGCTRAGVIETTFREETETDLFGEQAVLCGGVTELVKAGYETLTDAGYSREMAYFECLNELKLIVDLLYEGGMGEMWDSVSDTAEYGGLTRGEVVVDDHTRERMETVLEEVQNGEFAREWITENQAGRPSYGQRRAAEKAHDIEDVGEELRALFAWSEGNREPANAPADD